One Frankia alni ACN14a DNA window includes the following coding sequences:
- a CDS encoding ABC transporter ATP-binding protein codes for MIEAQGLTKRYGRTVAVNDLSFSVQPGKVTGFLGPNGAGKSTTMRMILGLDNPSAGTVRIDGRRYSELKQPLRQVGALLEAKWVHPNRSARSHLRWMAASNRIPAKRVDEVLEIVGLTGVAGKRAGGFSLGMAQRLGIATALLGDPGVLLFDEPVNGLDPEGILWIRRFMHRLADEGRTVFVSSHLLSEMALTAQELIVIGRGRLIAQTSTRAFIDMASESTVRVRGPEMERLHGELTGQGLAVRDVPAGDDGPAALLVSNSSTEQVGELVGRVGLVLHELAAQRGSLEQAFIQLTGGDVEYHAGALGGPANGSPPAGAPAAPAQPAGPLPRENEAVDATRGGDAR; via the coding sequence ATGATCGAGGCACAAGGGCTCACCAAGCGGTATGGACGCACGGTCGCCGTCAACGACCTGTCCTTCTCGGTGCAGCCCGGCAAGGTGACCGGATTCCTGGGGCCCAACGGGGCCGGGAAGTCCACGACGATGCGCATGATTCTGGGGCTCGACAACCCGAGCGCGGGCACGGTCCGCATCGACGGCCGGCGCTACAGCGAGCTGAAGCAGCCGCTGCGCCAGGTGGGTGCGCTGCTCGAGGCGAAATGGGTGCACCCCAACCGGTCCGCGCGTTCGCACCTGCGGTGGATGGCCGCGTCCAACCGGATCCCGGCGAAACGGGTGGACGAGGTGCTGGAGATCGTCGGGCTGACCGGCGTGGCCGGCAAGCGCGCCGGCGGCTTCTCGCTCGGCATGGCCCAGCGGCTCGGTATCGCGACGGCGCTGCTCGGTGATCCGGGCGTGCTGCTGTTCGACGAGCCCGTCAACGGCCTGGACCCGGAGGGAATCCTTTGGATCCGTCGGTTCATGCACCGGCTCGCGGACGAGGGTCGGACGGTCTTCGTCTCCAGCCACCTGCTCTCCGAGATGGCGCTGACCGCCCAGGAACTCATCGTCATCGGGCGCGGGCGGCTCATCGCGCAGACCAGCACCCGCGCCTTCATCGACATGGCGTCCGAGTCGACGGTCCGGGTCCGCGGCCCCGAGATGGAGCGGCTGCACGGTGAGCTCACCGGTCAGGGGCTCGCGGTCCGCGACGTGCCCGCCGGGGACGACGGGCCGGCGGCGCTGCTCGTGTCGAACAGCAGCACCGAGCAGGTCGGCGAGCTGGTCGGGCGGGTCGGTCTGGTGCTGCACGAGCTGGCCGCCCAGCGTGGCTCGCTGGAGCAGGCGTTCATCCAGCTCACCGGGGGCGACGTCGAGTACCACGCCGGCGCGCTCGGGGGGCCGGCGAACGGCTCACCGCCCGCCGGGGCACCCGCCGCCCCGGCACAGCCCGCCGGGCCGCTGCCGCGGGAGAACGAGGCCGTGGACGCGACGCGGGGAGGCGACGCCCGATGA
- a CDS encoding STAS domain-containing protein yields MSTAGPARPVAVVRHHPGGVTVAFQGDLDAAVEPMARALLWACLDECASTLVVDLTGVFVDVRGFTVLHLLWRAGRERGVRVALAGCAPIVERMATILTPQGVPRFRTVDAAWQAVTDPGSATTASAASAG; encoded by the coding sequence GTGAGCACCGCCGGCCCGGCCCGGCCCGTCGCCGTGGTGCGGCACCATCCGGGCGGGGTCACGGTCGCGTTCCAGGGCGACCTCGACGCCGCCGTCGAGCCGATGGCCCGGGCGCTGCTGTGGGCCTGCCTGGACGAGTGCGCGAGCACGCTCGTCGTCGACCTGACCGGCGTGTTCGTCGACGTCCGTGGGTTCACGGTGCTGCACCTGCTCTGGCGGGCGGGCCGGGAGCGGGGCGTGCGGGTCGCACTCGCCGGATGCGCGCCGATCGTGGAGCGGATGGCAACCATCCTCACACCCCAGGGCGTGCCGCGATTCCGTACGGTAGATGCTGCATGGCAGGCGGTGACCGACCCCGGGTCGGCCACCACCGCGTCTGCGGCATCTGCGGGTTAA
- a CDS encoding FDXHR family putative zinc-binding protein: MTLHSDPDQPGRQPTLPIQVPRRRQPEAGAHIAVTASCAGCDTRWTDPVTTHCGSCHQSWPSVQGFDDHLVECPAHPVIAARRVKREAEQSGVGAA, encoded by the coding sequence GTGACCCTTCACTCCGATCCGGATCAGCCCGGCCGGCAACCGACACTGCCGATCCAGGTGCCCCGCCGCCGGCAGCCCGAGGCCGGTGCGCATATCGCGGTTACGGCCAGTTGTGCCGGCTGCGACACGCGGTGGACCGATCCGGTCACGACCCATTGCGGTTCATGTCATCAGTCCTGGCCGAGCGTGCAGGGCTTCGACGACCACCTGGTCGAATGCCCGGCCCATCCGGTCATCGCCGCCCGGCGGGTGAAGCGGGAAGCCGAGCAGTCCGGCGTCGGAGCCGCCTGA
- a CDS encoding MFS transporter: protein MAQASADPTSRQEGAPAPGLMIGALATAGVVVSVMHTLVVPLISDLPELLHSSASNTAWVVTATLLGAAVSTPIVGRLGDMYGKKRMMMVSLVVLIIGSVVCALSTSLLPMVAGRALQGLATGLIPLGISVMRDELPPEKLGSALGLMSSSLGIGGALGVPLSAIIAQQVNWHVLFWGAAGLAVLVLLVIWKVIPESPVGDKTHGRFDFVGALGMSAGVLCLLLVISKGSDWGWTKSTTLGLGVAAVVILLAWGFWELRTPSPLVDLRISARRQVLMTNLTSVIIGFAMYGMSLIIPQLLQAPKGTGYGFGQSMIVAGLCFAPFGLVMMLASPVTARLSAAFGSKVTLMLGAGTIAIGYGLGLVLMSEVWEIIFLACIIGLGVALAYASMPALIMAAVPPTETAAANGLNTLMRSLGTSSSAAVVGVVLAHMTTTFEGVALPSEGGFRLAFVLGAGSALLALLLATFIPGRQASAAVTVPSQRETRSTVTEAETVDAVQA, encoded by the coding sequence ATGGCACAGGCGTCCGCCGACCCGACCAGTCGGCAGGAGGGCGCACCCGCGCCCGGGCTGATGATCGGGGCCCTGGCCACAGCCGGGGTCGTGGTCTCGGTCATGCACACCCTCGTGGTGCCGCTCATCTCGGACCTTCCCGAGCTGCTGCACTCCTCCGCCTCGAACACGGCCTGGGTGGTGACCGCGACCCTGCTCGGCGCCGCGGTCTCGACGCCGATCGTGGGCCGCCTCGGCGACATGTACGGCAAGAAGCGGATGATGATGGTCAGCCTCGTGGTGCTGATCATCGGCTCGGTCGTCTGCGCGCTGAGCACCTCGCTGCTGCCGATGGTCGCCGGGCGCGCGCTGCAGGGTCTGGCGACGGGCCTGATCCCGCTCGGCATCAGCGTGATGCGTGACGAGCTGCCGCCCGAGAAGCTCGGCTCGGCGCTCGGGCTGATGAGCTCCTCGCTGGGCATCGGTGGCGCCCTCGGTGTCCCGCTGTCGGCGATCATCGCCCAGCAGGTGAACTGGCACGTGCTGTTCTGGGGGGCGGCCGGGCTCGCCGTGCTGGTGCTGCTGGTCATCTGGAAGGTGATCCCCGAGTCGCCGGTGGGCGACAAGACCCACGGCCGCTTCGACTTCGTCGGCGCCCTCGGGATGTCCGCCGGCGTGCTGTGCCTGCTGCTCGTCATCTCCAAGGGCAGCGACTGGGGCTGGACCAAGAGCACCACGCTGGGGCTCGGCGTCGCCGCCGTCGTGATCCTGCTCGCCTGGGGCTTCTGGGAGCTGCGCACCCCGAGCCCGCTGGTCGACCTGCGGATCAGCGCCCGCCGTCAGGTCCTGATGACCAACCTGACCTCGGTCATCATCGGCTTCGCGATGTACGGCATGTCCCTGATCATCCCGCAGCTCCTGCAGGCCCCCAAGGGCACGGGCTACGGATTCGGCCAGTCGATGATCGTCGCCGGCCTGTGCTTCGCGCCGTTCGGCCTCGTGATGATGCTGGCCTCCCCGGTCACCGCCCGGCTGTCGGCGGCCTTCGGATCCAAGGTCACCCTGATGCTGGGCGCGGGGACGATCGCGATCGGCTACGGGCTGGGCCTGGTGCTCATGAGCGAGGTCTGGGAGATCATCTTCCTGGCCTGCATCATCGGCCTCGGGGTCGCCCTGGCCTACGCGTCGATGCCCGCCCTGATCATGGCCGCGGTGCCGCCGACCGAGACGGCCGCCGCCAACGGCCTGAACACCCTGATGCGCTCGCTCGGCACCTCGTCGTCCGCCGCGGTCGTCGGCGTGGTCCTCGCGCACATGACCACGACCTTCGAAGGCGTCGCGCTGCCGTCCGAGGGCGGCTTCCGGCTCGCGTTCGTCCTCGGCGCGGGGTCGGCCCTGCTCGCGCTGCTGCTGGCCACCTTCATCCCCGGCCGGCAGGCAAGCGCCGCGGTCACCGTCCCCAGCCAGCGGGAGACCAGGAGCACGGTCACCGAGGCGGAGACGGTGGACGCAGTCCAGGCCTGA
- a CDS encoding helix-turn-helix domain-containing protein, which translates to MTSPSTGPGPADPAPGGARMGVGALLRQWRERRRVSQLELALRADSSARHISFVETGRATPSRAMVLRLAEHLDVPVRDRNALLIAAGYAPAYPETPLHDPAMTAVRAGLEQLLTAYEPNPALVLDGHYDVALTNRAALVLLTGVPADLLRPPLNAMRLTLHPRGLAPRIVNLAEWRSHLLERMQRNMILRGSPALRALHDEVSAYPVPDRPALNDPGADTGPGSANPAAPSDGAPAALALPMRIVVEGHLLTLISTMTTFNTPMDVTVSELAVETFLPADPETAKALAALAEGR; encoded by the coding sequence ATGACGAGCCCCTCCACGGGACCCGGCCCGGCCGACCCGGCACCCGGGGGTGCCCGGATGGGCGTGGGCGCGTTGCTGCGGCAGTGGCGGGAACGACGCAGAGTCAGTCAACTCGAACTAGCACTTCGGGCGGATAGCTCCGCCCGGCACATCAGTTTCGTCGAGACCGGCCGGGCCACGCCGAGCCGGGCGATGGTCCTGCGACTCGCCGAACATCTCGACGTTCCGGTGCGGGACCGCAACGCGCTGCTGATCGCCGCCGGCTACGCCCCGGCCTACCCGGAGACCCCGCTGCACGACCCGGCGATGACCGCCGTGCGCGCCGGGTTGGAGCAGCTGCTCACTGCCTATGAGCCGAACCCGGCGCTGGTACTCGACGGGCACTATGACGTTGCACTGACCAACCGGGCGGCGCTGGTTCTGCTCACCGGCGTGCCGGCGGACCTGCTGCGCCCACCGCTGAACGCCATGCGCCTCACTCTGCATCCGCGTGGGCTCGCGCCGCGAATCGTGAATCTGGCGGAATGGCGATCGCACCTGCTGGAGAGAATGCAGCGGAACATGATTCTGCGTGGTTCGCCCGCACTGCGCGCGCTCCACGACGAGGTGTCCGCCTATCCCGTTCCCGACCGACCGGCCCTCAACGATCCGGGTGCGGACACAGGCCCCGGTTCGGCGAATCCCGCAGCGCCGTCCGACGGGGCGCCTGCGGCGCTCGCACTACCGATGCGGATTGTCGTCGAAGGACATCTGCTCACGCTCATCTCCACGATGACGACGTTCAACACCCCGATGGACGTGACCGTCTCCGAGCTGGCGGTCGAGACCTTCCTGCCCGCCGACCCGGAGACGGCCAAAGCCCTTGCGGCCCTCGCCGAGGGGCGATGA
- a CDS encoding DUF3817 domain-containing protein, translating into MTPAPSRTAGGRSAASAVRAALLRYRVIAYVVGLGLILLVCVGVPLKYAGGNDTVVAAIGPIHGVLYMVYLACAYDLANRCRLPLRQTILIMLAGTIPFLSFVAERRVTALIHRKHLAAPAGAPATRPATGKAAKAPAR; encoded by the coding sequence ATGACCCCCGCCCCCTCCCGCACCGCCGGGGGACGTTCCGCCGCGTCGGCGGTCCGAGCCGCCCTGCTGCGGTACCGCGTGATCGCCTACGTCGTCGGCCTCGGCCTGATCCTGCTGGTGTGCGTCGGCGTGCCGCTGAAGTACGCCGGCGGCAACGACACCGTCGTCGCGGCGATCGGCCCGATCCACGGCGTGCTGTACATGGTGTACCTGGCCTGCGCGTACGACCTGGCGAACCGTTGCCGGCTGCCGCTGCGGCAGACGATCCTGATCATGCTCGCGGGCACGATCCCGTTCCTGTCGTTCGTCGCCGAGCGCCGGGTCACCGCCCTGATCCACCGCAAGCACCTCGCCGCACCGGCCGGCGCCCCGGCCACCCGACCCGCCACCGGCAAGGCCGCCAAGGCGCCCGCCCGCTGA
- a CDS encoding GAF and ANTAR domain-containing protein yields MEIDKLLLDASLARLHHLVPSQVELARLVSEVVHAVTEIFDLTGAGVLVVDADRALRSIAASDSSGALLERAQEEFGEGPCVESFIIDEIVLSEDLATDTRWPRVTPVLLDGGIRAVLGVPVRLGGGPIGTLNVASDAPRVWTDSERDAMVHFGAVLENLLLAGLIADRNDKLARQLQYALEYRVPIERAVGYLMATMRTDPISAFETLRRTARNERRRVSELAGEILARRRVL; encoded by the coding sequence ATGGAGATCGACAAGCTGCTGCTGGACGCCAGCCTGGCCCGGCTGCACCACCTGGTACCGAGTCAGGTCGAGCTCGCCAGGCTGGTCAGCGAGGTCGTGCACGCGGTCACCGAGATCTTCGACCTGACCGGCGCGGGCGTCCTGGTGGTCGATGCGGACCGGGCCCTGCGCAGCATCGCCGCCTCCGACAGCAGCGGCGCGCTGCTCGAACGCGCCCAGGAGGAGTTCGGCGAGGGCCCCTGCGTCGAGTCCTTCATCATCGACGAGATCGTGCTGTCCGAGGATCTGGCCACGGACACCCGGTGGCCGCGGGTCACCCCCGTCCTGCTCGACGGCGGGATCCGCGCCGTCCTCGGCGTGCCGGTACGCCTCGGTGGCGGGCCGATCGGCACCCTCAACGTCGCCTCCGACGCCCCGCGCGTCTGGACCGACAGCGAGCGCGACGCCATGGTCCATTTCGGCGCGGTTCTCGAAAATCTGCTGCTCGCCGGGCTCATCGCCGACCGCAACGACAAACTCGCCCGCCAGCTTCAGTACGCCCTGGAGTACCGGGTTCCGATCGAGCGCGCCGTCGGATATCTCATGGCGACGATGAGGACGGACCCGATCTCGGCATTCGAGACCCTGCGGCGGACCGCGCGCAACGAGCGCCGACGGGTCTCCGAGTTGGCCGGGGAGATCCTCGCCCGGCGGCGGGTGCTCTGA
- a CDS encoding FUSC family protein, translated as MVEGVGIAPASGRGGPPGHRFGPSRLGRSLVVLAGVDPFLLRSALRAAVVAPAVLAAGYYVFDRILLSLFAWFAVFALLVFVDFGGPARVRIAAYLGLAVAGLPLITLGTLCSRSSWAACGGMAVVAFAALFAGVINVYLAVAAPALLLSFVLPVTSPAGLSAVPQRLAGWGLGAVAALLSLVVLWPARPPDEVRRALAAACRALADCVAASPAGDTTGGPEVMNAVVRSAAAEVRRRFAATSYRPTGAGGSAAALGHAIADLDWTVPFALAVPAGDRVRRHCFPGPAAELLAAVVDTLHGVADRLDPFAHCDRFARHDRFAPRDWFAPRDRPSRPPRASRTGGDGLRGGGLGVERLDRAAQGIGQALLDAVGRTTGQPTDPTDPTDPSDPTDPSGPSGPSGPSGPSGLDVAAAEAFRLRQLALGTRQLAVHTLVATGERRLWRPMPGAGRWQRIRARLRLTREFAAGYADVRAIWFRNSVRGAAGLTLAVAVTRATGLQHGFWVVLGTLSVLRSNALATGITVARALAGTAVGIAVGGVAVVVAGPARPVLWALLPVAVLIAGYARKANAFAVGQAGFTVAVVLLFNIVEPAGWRVGLVRIEDVVLGFAISVVVGALLWPTGAAARLVRERAAAAYRTASDFLVQVAAEPPCAAAEAARAREIAKMACTAVRAGRLLDDAVRQYLSERPAGQLDVDALMLVSAGALRIRRTAQALRLTGAHPLRAEIAGADSPAVGRASAWVGLLRCRPRLLASLDELRRWHLRLADALTGRAEPPAFPPSPASPASPASAPSAPSLPVTPASPVDAVRTCALVRVRAALATGDRAGVVAALDIVERAEHLAVLQGLRGRLDAAARTLVTGGGGAAQAPGPHRSRPARARSRDFIRASWTWRIPSVSRRRTSSSTSAKGR; from the coding sequence GTGGTGGAGGGGGTCGGGATTGCGCCTGCGTCCGGGCGAGGCGGGCCGCCGGGCCACCGGTTCGGGCCGTCGCGGCTGGGGCGCAGCCTCGTCGTTCTCGCCGGCGTCGACCCGTTTCTGCTGCGCAGCGCGCTGCGGGCCGCCGTCGTCGCGCCCGCGGTGCTGGCCGCCGGCTACTACGTGTTCGACCGCATCCTGCTGAGCCTGTTCGCCTGGTTCGCGGTCTTCGCCCTGCTCGTCTTCGTCGACTTCGGCGGTCCGGCCCGGGTGCGCATCGCCGCCTATCTCGGGCTGGCCGTGGCCGGGCTGCCGTTGATCACCCTGGGCACGCTGTGTTCCCGGTCGTCGTGGGCGGCGTGCGGGGGGATGGCGGTGGTTGCCTTCGCCGCCCTGTTCGCCGGGGTGATCAACGTGTACCTGGCGGTCGCGGCCCCGGCCCTGCTGCTGTCCTTCGTGCTGCCGGTGACGAGTCCGGCGGGTCTGTCCGCCGTGCCGCAGCGGCTCGCCGGCTGGGGTCTGGGCGCCGTCGCCGCCCTGCTCTCGCTGGTGGTGCTGTGGCCGGCCCGGCCGCCTGACGAGGTTCGCCGGGCCCTGGCCGCCGCCTGCCGGGCCCTGGCCGACTGCGTCGCCGCGAGCCCTGCCGGGGACACGACCGGGGGGCCGGAGGTGATGAACGCCGTGGTGCGCTCGGCGGCGGCGGAGGTTCGCCGGCGCTTCGCCGCCACGTCGTACCGTCCGACGGGGGCGGGTGGCTCCGCGGCCGCCCTCGGCCACGCCATCGCCGACCTGGACTGGACCGTCCCCTTCGCCCTTGCCGTGCCCGCCGGGGACCGGGTGCGTCGACACTGCTTTCCCGGCCCGGCCGCCGAACTCCTGGCGGCCGTCGTCGACACCCTGCACGGCGTCGCCGACCGGCTCGACCCTTTCGCCCACTGCGACCGGTTTGCCCGCCACGACCGGTTCGCCCCTCGTGACTGGTTCGCACCTCGCGACCGGCCGTCCCGCCCGCCGCGGGCGAGCCGCACCGGCGGGGACGGACTCCGCGGCGGCGGCCTGGGCGTGGAGCGACTCGATCGGGCCGCCCAGGGAATCGGACAGGCGCTGCTCGACGCCGTCGGCCGGACCACCGGGCAGCCGACCGATCCGACCGATCCGACCGATCCGAGCGATCCGACCGATCCGAGCGGGCCGAGCGGGCCGAGCGGGCCGAGCGGGCCGAGCGGGCTGGACGTCGCGGCGGCCGAGGCGTTCCGGCTGCGCCAGCTGGCTCTCGGGACCCGGCAGCTCGCGGTGCACACCCTGGTGGCGACGGGGGAGCGCCGGCTGTGGCGGCCGATGCCGGGCGCGGGTCGATGGCAGCGGATCCGGGCCCGCCTGCGCCTGACCCGCGAGTTCGCGGCCGGGTACGCCGACGTCCGGGCGATCTGGTTCCGCAACAGCGTGCGCGGCGCCGCCGGCCTCACCCTCGCCGTGGCGGTGACCCGCGCGACGGGGTTGCAGCACGGGTTCTGGGTGGTGCTGGGCACCCTGTCGGTGCTGCGTTCGAACGCGCTGGCGACCGGGATCACCGTCGCGCGCGCGTTGGCCGGCACGGCGGTGGGGATCGCCGTCGGTGGGGTCGCCGTCGTCGTGGCGGGCCCGGCGAGGCCGGTCCTGTGGGCACTGCTGCCGGTCGCGGTCCTGATCGCGGGGTACGCCCGGAAGGCGAACGCGTTCGCCGTCGGCCAGGCCGGATTCACCGTCGCCGTCGTGCTGCTGTTCAACATCGTCGAGCCGGCCGGCTGGCGGGTCGGTCTCGTCCGCATCGAGGACGTGGTGCTCGGCTTTGCGATCAGCGTCGTCGTCGGCGCGCTGCTGTGGCCGACGGGAGCGGCTGCCAGGCTGGTACGGGAGCGGGCCGCCGCCGCCTACCGGACAGCCTCGGACTTCCTCGTCCAGGTCGCCGCGGAGCCGCCCTGTGCCGCTGCGGAGGCGGCCCGCGCGCGGGAGATCGCCAAGATGGCGTGCACAGCCGTCCGCGCCGGCCGACTGCTGGATGACGCGGTCCGCCAGTACCTGTCCGAACGGCCCGCCGGTCAGCTCGACGTCGACGCGCTCATGCTGGTCTCCGCCGGTGCCCTGCGGATCCGGCGCACCGCGCAGGCTCTGCGGCTGACCGGCGCCCACCCGCTGCGGGCCGAGATCGCCGGAGCCGACTCGCCGGCCGTGGGCCGGGCCAGTGCCTGGGTGGGGCTGCTCCGCTGCCGTCCGCGGCTCCTGGCAAGCCTGGACGAGCTGCGGCGATGGCACCTGCGCCTGGCCGACGCCCTGACCGGTCGAGCCGAGCCCCCGGCATTCCCGCCATCCCCTGCATCCCCGGCGTCTCCGGCATCTGCGCCGTCTGCGCCGTCCCTGCCAGTCACCCCGGCGTCTCCGGTCGACGCGGTGCGGACGTGTGCGCTCGTCCGGGTCCGGGCGGCGCTTGCCACGGGGGACCGGGCGGGGGTGGTGGCCGCGCTCGACATCGTCGAGCGCGCGGAGCATCTCGCCGTGCTCCAGGGCCTGCGGGGCCGGCTCGACGCAGCGGCCCGCACCCTGGTCACCGGCGGGGGCGGCGCCGCTCAGGCGCCGGGGCCCCACAGGTCGCGGCCGGCCCGGGCGCGCTCCCGCGACTTCATCCGGGCCTCGTGGACGTGGCGCATCCCGTCGGTGAGCCGCCGCCGGACCTCGTCGTCCACCTCGGCGAAGGGGCGGTAG
- a CDS encoding ABC transporter permease, translated as MTLLTVERIKLFSTRSPWWCMILATALTVGLTSIFAATTKADDLSTLTPSVTQFAFTFGLVVMMVMATLAVTTEYRFSTIRSTFLAVPTRTPALVAKAVVVAVLAGIVGEITAVGSWGVARLIQPDAPLGIDTAQEYRNVFGVGLIYLLSAVLALAVGLIVRQSAGAVVIELIYLLLLENLLPAIPRIGDHIQHWLPYTVGNNFIVAGQPETDDGPPAIEGMPFGPWGSLVYYAAVCVGLFVIGLILARRRDA; from the coding sequence ATGACTCTGCTCACCGTCGAACGCATCAAGCTGTTCTCCACCCGCTCGCCGTGGTGGTGCATGATCCTGGCGACCGCCCTCACGGTGGGGCTGACCTCCATCTTCGCGGCCACCACCAAGGCCGACGACCTGTCCACCCTCACCCCGAGCGTCACCCAGTTCGCCTTCACCTTCGGGCTCGTGGTGATGATGGTGATGGCCACGCTCGCGGTCACCACCGAATACCGGTTCAGCACGATCCGGTCGACCTTCCTCGCCGTCCCCACCCGCACTCCGGCACTGGTCGCCAAGGCCGTGGTCGTCGCTGTGCTGGCGGGGATCGTCGGGGAGATCACCGCCGTCGGCTCCTGGGGCGTCGCCAGGCTGATCCAGCCGGACGCACCGCTGGGGATCGACACGGCGCAGGAGTACCGCAACGTGTTCGGCGTCGGGCTGATCTACCTGCTCTCCGCCGTGCTGGCCCTCGCCGTCGGTCTGATCGTCCGGCAGTCCGCCGGCGCCGTCGTCATCGAACTCATCTACCTGCTCCTGCTGGAGAACCTGCTGCCGGCGATCCCTCGGATCGGCGATCACATTCAGCACTGGCTGCCGTACACCGTCGGCAACAACTTCATCGTCGCCGGCCAGCCCGAGACCGACGACGGCCCGCCTGCGATCGAGGGGATGCCGTTCGGGCCCTGGGGCTCGCTGGTGTACTACGCCGCGGTGTGCGTGGGCCTGTTCGTGATCGGGCTGATCCTGGCCAGGCGCCGGGACGCCTGA
- a CDS encoding MarR family winged helix-turn-helix transcriptional regulator has product MLEDLQEIERELLLLARHHILPTSTHKQHGRTLDRSAYLLLSRIEAEGPMTIGQLADAFALDVSTVNRQAAAMLQADLVERIPDPDGGMARKLAVTPQGLARLHADRDVVLRGLGQVLENWSAEDRRCFADLLGRFNITCERENGYPWPRPAPVADR; this is encoded by the coding sequence GTGCTCGAGGACCTGCAGGAGATCGAGCGAGAGCTGTTGCTGCTCGCCCGCCATCACATCCTGCCCACGTCCACCCACAAGCAACACGGCCGGACACTCGACCGCTCGGCGTACTTACTGCTGAGCCGGATCGAGGCGGAGGGGCCGATGACCATCGGGCAGCTCGCCGACGCCTTCGCCCTCGACGTCTCCACCGTCAACCGGCAGGCCGCGGCGATGCTCCAGGCCGACCTGGTCGAGCGCATCCCCGATCCCGACGGCGGGATGGCCCGCAAGCTGGCGGTCACGCCGCAGGGGCTGGCGCGCCTGCACGCCGACCGCGATGTGGTGCTGCGGGGGCTGGGCCAGGTCCTCGAGAACTGGTCCGCCGAGGACCGGCGATGTTTCGCCGATCTGCTCGGCCGCTTCAACATCACCTGCGAGCGCGAGAACGGCTATCCCTGGCCCCGTCCCGCCCCCGTCGCCGACCGGTAG
- a CDS encoding LLM class F420-dependent oxidoreductase has translation MVLEVGRIGLWAAQRQWPTDVRSRAEVAAEVAAMGIPTVWIGAASGDLELPAAILDGTEGLVVGTSILNIWTEKADIVADHYAMLAKAHPDRLLLGFGVGHRGPVEKLTGRRWERPVEVLLDYLDTLDELGVPRSDQALAALGPRMLDIAARRSAGALPYLATPEHTRRAREIMGPDALLAPEQKVVLDTDPDSARAVARKGIGFYLGLPNYANNLRRLGFTEADLAGSGSDRLVDALVAWGDLDTVLARIAEHHQAGADHVAVQVLTPTPSQLPLDQWGRLAGAINTLASP, from the coding sequence GTGGTACTTGAAGTCGGCAGGATCGGGCTGTGGGCAGCCCAGCGGCAGTGGCCGACGGACGTCCGGTCGCGGGCCGAGGTCGCCGCCGAGGTGGCGGCGATGGGTATCCCGACGGTGTGGATCGGTGCCGCCAGCGGGGATCTGGAGCTTCCCGCCGCCATCCTGGATGGCACCGAAGGGCTGGTGGTCGGCACGAGCATCCTGAACATCTGGACGGAGAAGGCGGACATCGTCGCCGATCACTACGCGATGCTCGCCAAGGCGCATCCCGACCGGCTGCTGCTCGGCTTCGGCGTCGGGCATCGGGGTCCGGTGGAGAAGCTGACCGGTCGGCGCTGGGAGCGGCCGGTCGAGGTCCTACTCGACTACCTCGACACGCTGGACGAGCTCGGGGTGCCCCGCTCCGACCAGGCGCTGGCGGCGCTCGGACCGCGGATGCTGGACATCGCGGCCCGCCGCAGCGCGGGCGCGCTGCCGTACCTCGCCACGCCCGAGCACACTCGGCGGGCGCGGGAGATCATGGGGCCGGACGCGCTGCTCGCCCCCGAGCAGAAGGTCGTGCTCGACACCGACCCCGACAGCGCCCGCGCGGTGGCCCGCAAGGGCATCGGCTTCTACCTCGGGCTGCCGAACTACGCCAACAACCTGCGCCGGCTCGGCTTCACCGAGGCGGACCTGGCCGGATCCGGTTCCGATCGGCTCGTCGACGCCCTGGTCGCCTGGGGTGATCTGGACACCGTCCTCGCCCGGATCGCCGAACACCACCAGGCGGGCGCGGACCACGTCGCCGTGCAGGTCCTGACCCCGACGCCCAGCCAGCTCCCGCTCGACCAGTGGGGCCGGCTCGCCGGCGCGATCAACACCCTCGCGTCACCCTGA